Proteins found in one Aerosakkonema funiforme FACHB-1375 genomic segment:
- a CDS encoding PEP-CTERM sorting domain-containing protein: MKNLLALCSLLIGLGVANTANAATFVAGYTFDDNAFSDSLLSFSGDYTISGGSLEQVLTDSDLTTYAFSFSPDAYVNLGFTDNFLVNGAGDDLVLFELGIPDTFEVSLTVGGITNSYTSSNTGFQAAGYNVNALSINLDDFGVAAGGLLSNVVVGLGIQTISGTVPSLAVVGALNSAPVGGSTSVPEPGSAMAFLALGAFGATSVLKRKQHQAKFN, from the coding sequence ATGAAAAATTTGCTCGCTTTATGTAGCTTACTAATAGGTTTGGGCGTTGCAAATACGGCAAATGCAGCTACTTTTGTAGCTGGTTACACATTTGATGACAACGCATTTTCTGACTCTCTGCTGTCGTTTTCCGGTGATTATACTATTAGTGGCGGAAGTCTGGAACAAGTACTGACAGACAGCGATCTAACTACCTATGCTTTCTCCTTCAGCCCCGATGCCTACGTCAACTTGGGTTTCACGGATAATTTTCTAGTCAATGGTGCTGGAGACGATCTTGTCCTGTTTGAACTGGGTATCCCCGATACGTTTGAAGTATCGCTGACTGTGGGCGGGATAACAAACTCGTACACCAGCTCTAATACGGGATTTCAGGCTGCTGGATATAATGTAAACGCTCTGAGTATCAATTTAGACGATTTCGGTGTGGCAGCGGGCGGTTTATTGAGCAACGTAGTAGTTGGACTTGGTATACAAACAATTAGTGGAACAGTTCCTTCTCTGGCTGTTGTAGGTGCTTTAAATTCAGCTCCTGTCGGCGGTTCAACTTCTGTACCCGAACCAGGTTCGGCGATGGCATTTCTGGCTTTGGGTGCCTTTGGAGCTACTTCAGTGCTGAAACGCAAACAACACCAAGCAAAGTTCAACTAA
- a CDS encoding transposase, with product MKRWFPEVVAYFEKRITNGIVQGINNKLKLLKRCVFRFNNFHNFEILALLFWHFPYALAQQVPENQEVLLIFFFQKRQNRPFSWLFFWLGGTEV from the coding sequence ATGAAGCGATGGTTTCCAGAGGTAGTAGCTTACTTTGAAAAAAGAATAACCAATGGAATAGTGCAAGGAATTAATAACAAATTAAAATTGTTAAAACGTTGTGTTTTTCGCTTTAATAATTTTCATAATTTTGAGATACTCGCTTTACTTTTCTGGCATTTTCCTTACGCTTTAGCACAGCAAGTACCGGAGAACCAGGAAGTATTACTAATATTTTTTTTCCAAAAAAGACAAAACAGACCTTTCAGTTGGCTTTTCTTTTGGTTGGGAGGAACCGAAGTATAA
- a CDS encoding response regulator codes for MSKRILVIDDEYPLRRVIQLALKMTVGWEVLTAGSGEEAIQKAETERLDAIILDVTIPEMDGSATLAHLRANKFTQYIPIILLTAKVQVIEQKYFANLGVAAAIVKPFDPATLANQIAKALNWDISTTVDSKIED; via the coding sequence ATGAGTAAACGGATTTTGGTGATTGACGATGAATACCCGCTGCGGCGGGTGATTCAACTGGCGTTGAAAATGACGGTTGGCTGGGAGGTATTGACCGCCGGGTCAGGTGAGGAGGCTATACAAAAAGCTGAGACTGAGCGACTCGACGCGATTATTTTGGATGTGACGATCCCAGAGATGGATGGCTCGGCTACTCTCGCACATCTGCGAGCCAACAAATTTACTCAGTACATACCTATAATTTTGCTCACAGCTAAGGTGCAGGTTATAGAGCAAAAGTATTTCGCTAACTTAGGCGTAGCCGCAGCGATCGTTAAGCCTTTCGATCCCGCTACGTTGGCTAACCAGATCGCAAAAGCGCTGAACTGGGATATATCAACGACAGTTGATTCTAAGATCGAAGACTGA